One segment of Paenibacillus rhizovicinus DNA contains the following:
- a CDS encoding S-layer homology domain-containing protein: MSSKAIKKMMAVLITLMMTLSLVQIPVFADSVDDQSGAAGTVEQAEPSPDDGSAALPSDSEAGRDEQADMAQLDAQLNATDIDISPTDAAIPSEDYKVTNLGQLMQDTDSWDTVSMDAASSLAQGQFNMVFGESRQSATGTGTWASHIYYAKPIPTDTAWAFDMQINTLGSSAQFGFKPRTTVLAADTYNPRMYYIRYSTDNGGTLQLRRSNSNWTETTLAEVPNNGLLAVNTKEEIVVGALDEDGGVRLVFEVNGVSVFNVLDTGDAADSAITDQSQGFELYFQGLTGQTGGIANNAQITPADTAKYPITPLDNGSGTSGDYQLTNISTLMTSGTLANWQAHPSSTGDRVEASGQNVVLTPGAQNSAVNWSNSFSYAQPVDKNTVWAFKGKLDALGSGWIGFQLRAQKALVDDSSTTDYFMRLAGDRSQWDLYRVTNGAEQKIVASVANVAAKAGVVQNYELGSLNVDGGVRLILKVADKTVFDLVDTGASYGENAPAHIAPIDQDGYLTINMYGMTGSPFTIYPADGPVKTVTVDPAKIDVRQGESASFTAAVDVVTGSGASTDVTWSVQGNTSADTSITSDGLLTVGADEDASLLTVVAASVEDALKSGTAKVIVPENFAYGPSELYVSPAGDDSNDGSVGSPFQTLQRARDAVRAYMADEMVPDGGITVYLRGGEYVLTSTVEFGAADSGTADKPVTYKAYNDEKVIFSGAQTIPGSAFTPVTDTDIKARLYPGVANRVMQVDLNELGIPSSQWGSIRRASPNTLDDPDSTQMYVDDIRQTIAQWPNQGYATTGAIKTPQGGSTGATFSYAASQLIPEAADRWAQADQAWASGYWYWDWFNDSMPITANTLDRTLTLGSTSDFGVARDKRFYVFNLLEEIDMPGEWFLDRDTGILYYYPTTNDLAGSHIQLATLDKNMILVNGANYLNFEGLTFEATSAAAFNIRNADNVMVAGSTFRNLGGKVADIKAATNSGFTGNDIYDLSKGGIYIDSSGDKEKLTDSGDYVTNNYFSRFNLVSKTYTPAISVKTGTVGARVANNVIHDGPHSGLLIGGVNNVFENNELYDLVSESDDAGAIYGGRNWTDVNLTFQNNLLHDITGLEGKNSAYGIYFDDNMGGETIKSNMFYNVKTPVFGHGSWGNHIDSNVFVNSATPISIVNYNWNQGNQDQMVGQYDAIGYDNPAWDSALSWWQDRGDAINALQPRGVGQSEYLNSARDNVITNNVSYDSGDYNIASSALPTLTRENNATLTDDSSFNDPSVNDYSLAEIPSDVGSDFVNPDYASVGQYLDSHRSKIFVMNDFSLTYPFNGTTDVQAYKLNLMWNHAVGATDYKVTLATDPDLADVVFTGTTKNNSIEVAGLNYAKTTYYWHVEAIGTSAKNPIRKLDDNGVYSFTTALQEVADTTLLDAQIKVGENYLNGITIGTATGEYPQAAHDDFAAIIADAQDLMTESNAAQTTIDAMIQKLKDGMDALEVARTSGLADLSVLMDDEAGWKKSSSAQFDLTGAPDEHITFTGNHLGFEGYELPNYAIWHFKMKLGNPGDNWNNDWFAISLRNSNTIGDPWGATNYLLGFKQNVFELQKFGGASSLGDYQVPNDGIFELGREYDMQFGVLNTAAGTRIIVKIDGNTIYDYLDNYDETNNSNIPVSGYIGFHLYGGLSTLPLQLNPGGEVAPETANYTVTFNANGGSAVDPQTVAKDETASKPADPTRKGYKFSGWYTDADLTTIWDASTPITGDITLYARWKKVTPNVPSVPDVPDVPGTPDVPGTPDVPGTPDVPGTPGVPGTPDVPNPSSFSDTSGHWAEKFIQQAAAAGIIGGYTDGSFKPNAEVTRAEFIVMLMRAVHPAAADGKTAVSFTDEQSIGAWAKTAVEQAAGIGILTGYEDGSFRPNDTISRAEIAVMLARAFGLHAKSAAGASFNDEADFPSWSQDAIAALQEQGIVQGRNGNRFEPNAEATRAEAIVMMLRLLQSTTSA, translated from the coding sequence TTGAGCAGCAAAGCAATTAAAAAGATGATGGCGGTCCTCATAACGCTGATGATGACCCTGAGCCTCGTACAGATTCCCGTTTTCGCGGACTCCGTCGATGACCAGAGCGGCGCAGCCGGCACCGTCGAACAGGCCGAACCCTCGCCGGACGACGGAAGCGCGGCGCTTCCGTCCGATTCCGAAGCAGGCCGCGACGAGCAGGCGGACATGGCTCAGCTCGACGCGCAGCTTAACGCGACCGACATAGACATCTCTCCGACCGACGCGGCGATACCCTCGGAAGATTATAAAGTAACCAACCTGGGGCAGCTCATGCAGGATACCGACAGTTGGGACACGGTCAGCATGGACGCCGCGAGCAGCCTGGCACAGGGCCAGTTCAATATGGTGTTCGGCGAATCCCGGCAGTCGGCAACCGGCACAGGGACGTGGGCATCGCACATCTATTACGCGAAGCCGATTCCAACGGACACCGCCTGGGCGTTCGACATGCAGATCAACACGCTGGGCAGCAGCGCTCAGTTCGGCTTCAAACCGCGGACGACGGTGCTGGCCGCGGATACCTATAATCCTCGGATGTATTACATCCGCTATTCCACGGATAACGGCGGCACGCTGCAGCTGCGGCGCTCCAATTCAAACTGGACGGAGACCACGCTCGCAGAAGTGCCTAACAACGGTTTGCTCGCCGTCAACACGAAAGAAGAAATCGTCGTCGGCGCACTCGATGAAGACGGCGGCGTAAGGCTCGTCTTTGAAGTCAACGGTGTCTCCGTGTTTAACGTTCTGGACACCGGCGACGCGGCAGACTCCGCCATTACAGACCAGTCGCAAGGCTTCGAGCTCTATTTCCAAGGTCTGACGGGCCAGACGGGCGGCATTGCCAACAACGCCCAGATTACCCCTGCCGACACGGCGAAATATCCGATAACGCCTCTCGACAACGGATCCGGCACATCGGGGGACTATCAGCTCACCAACATCAGCACGCTTATGACGAGCGGCACATTAGCCAACTGGCAGGCGCATCCGTCATCAACCGGCGATCGCGTCGAAGCCTCCGGCCAGAACGTTGTTCTCACCCCGGGCGCTCAGAATTCCGCGGTCAACTGGAGCAACTCGTTCTCTTATGCACAGCCCGTCGATAAGAACACGGTCTGGGCGTTCAAGGGAAAATTAGACGCGCTGGGGAGCGGCTGGATCGGATTCCAGCTCCGGGCACAGAAGGCGTTAGTAGACGACTCCAGCACCACCGATTACTTTATGAGGCTTGCAGGCGACCGCTCGCAATGGGACCTCTACAGGGTTACGAACGGCGCCGAGCAGAAAATCGTCGCGTCGGTAGCCAACGTCGCCGCCAAGGCCGGCGTGGTTCAGAACTATGAACTCGGCTCGCTTAACGTGGACGGCGGCGTCAGACTGATCCTGAAGGTAGCCGACAAGACCGTATTCGATCTCGTGGACACGGGCGCTTCTTACGGCGAGAATGCTCCTGCACATATCGCTCCCATCGATCAGGACGGCTATCTCACGATCAACATGTACGGCATGACCGGATCGCCGTTTACGATCTACCCCGCGGACGGCCCGGTCAAGACCGTGACCGTCGATCCGGCCAAGATCGACGTCAGACAAGGCGAAAGCGCGAGCTTTACCGCAGCGGTCGACGTCGTGACCGGTTCCGGCGCAAGCACGGACGTGACCTGGTCTGTGCAGGGAAACACCAGCGCGGACACTTCGATCACCTCGGACGGCTTGCTGACGGTCGGAGCTGACGAAGACGCAAGCCTGCTGACGGTGGTTGCCGCATCCGTCGAGGATGCGCTCAAATCGGGCACGGCCAAGGTCATCGTTCCGGAAAACTTCGCGTACGGGCCATCCGAGCTCTACGTGTCGCCGGCCGGGGACGACTCGAACGATGGCAGCGTCGGCAGCCCGTTTCAGACCTTGCAGCGAGCCAGAGACGCCGTGCGCGCCTACATGGCGGATGAAATGGTGCCGGATGGAGGAATTACCGTCTACTTAAGGGGCGGGGAGTACGTGCTTACCTCAACCGTCGAGTTCGGTGCGGCGGACTCCGGTACTGCGGACAAACCAGTAACCTATAAGGCCTACAATGACGAGAAGGTCATCTTCTCCGGCGCGCAGACGATACCGGGCTCGGCTTTTACGCCCGTGACGGACACGGACATCAAGGCAAGACTGTACCCGGGCGTCGCGAACAGGGTGATGCAAGTAGACTTGAACGAGCTCGGCATCCCAAGCTCGCAATGGGGCAGCATTCGCAGAGCCAGCCCCAACACGCTCGACGATCCGGATTCGACGCAGATGTATGTCGACGACATACGTCAAACCATCGCCCAATGGCCTAACCAAGGCTATGCCACGACCGGCGCGATCAAGACTCCGCAGGGCGGCAGCACAGGCGCGACGTTCTCCTACGCCGCTTCCCAGCTGATCCCGGAAGCCGCCGACAGATGGGCGCAAGCCGATCAGGCGTGGGCCTCCGGCTACTGGTACTGGGATTGGTTCAACGATTCCATGCCAATTACCGCCAATACCCTGGATAGAACGCTGACGCTCGGCAGCACATCCGATTTCGGAGTCGCCAGGGACAAGCGCTTCTATGTATTCAATCTGCTTGAAGAGATCGACATGCCTGGCGAATGGTTCCTTGACAGGGACACGGGCATCTTGTACTACTACCCGACCACGAACGATTTGGCCGGCAGCCACATCCAGCTTGCCACGCTCGACAAGAACATGATCCTTGTCAACGGAGCGAATTACCTGAACTTCGAAGGCCTTACTTTCGAAGCGACGAGCGCGGCGGCCTTTAACATCAGAAACGCCGACAACGTCATGGTGGCAGGCAGCACGTTCAGGAATCTGGGCGGCAAGGTCGCGGACATAAAGGCCGCTACGAACTCCGGGTTCACCGGCAACGATATCTACGACCTCTCCAAAGGAGGAATATATATCGACAGCTCGGGCGACAAGGAGAAACTGACCGACTCGGGCGACTATGTGACGAACAACTACTTCTCCAGATTCAACCTGGTCAGCAAGACGTACACCCCTGCGATCAGCGTCAAGACCGGAACGGTCGGCGCAAGGGTGGCGAACAACGTGATCCACGACGGGCCTCACTCCGGGCTTCTGATCGGGGGCGTCAACAACGTGTTCGAGAACAACGAGCTGTATGACCTTGTCTCGGAGTCCGACGATGCCGGCGCGATTTACGGCGGGCGCAACTGGACCGACGTCAACCTCACCTTCCAAAACAACCTGCTGCACGATATCACCGGGCTGGAAGGCAAGAACAGCGCCTATGGCATCTATTTCGACGACAACATGGGCGGCGAGACCATCAAGAGCAACATGTTCTATAACGTAAAAACGCCTGTTTTCGGCCATGGCTCATGGGGCAACCATATTGACAGCAATGTGTTCGTCAACAGCGCCACGCCGATCAGCATCGTCAACTACAACTGGAACCAAGGCAACCAGGACCAGATGGTCGGCCAGTACGACGCGATCGGCTACGACAATCCGGCTTGGGACAGCGCGCTCTCCTGGTGGCAGGACAGAGGCGACGCGATCAACGCGCTGCAACCGCGCGGCGTCGGCCAGAGCGAATATCTGAACTCGGCGAGGGACAACGTCATCACGAACAACGTCAGCTACGATTCCGGGGATTACAACATCGCTTCCTCGGCCCTGCCGACGTTGACACGGGAAAACAACGCGACGTTGACGGATGACAGCTCTTTCAATGATCCGTCGGTTAACGACTACTCGTTGGCCGAGATCCCTTCGGACGTCGGCAGCGATTTCGTCAATCCGGATTATGCTTCGGTCGGGCAATACCTCGACTCGCATAGAAGCAAAATCTTCGTGATGAACGATTTTAGCCTGACCTATCCGTTTAACGGAACGACAGACGTACAGGCCTATAAGCTGAACCTGATGTGGAACCACGCCGTCGGCGCGACAGACTATAAGGTCACCTTGGCGACTGATCCCGACCTGGCGGACGTCGTGTTTACCGGCACGACCAAGAATAATTCCATCGAGGTTGCCGGCCTGAACTACGCAAAAACGACCTATTACTGGCATGTAGAGGCAATCGGAACGTCGGCTAAAAACCCGATCCGGAAGCTTGACGACAATGGCGTATATAGCTTTACCACGGCATTGCAAGAAGTCGCCGACACCACTCTTCTGGATGCGCAAATCAAGGTTGGCGAGAACTATTTGAACGGCATCACGATCGGCACGGCAACCGGCGAATACCCGCAGGCGGCCCACGACGACTTTGCCGCGATCATCGCCGACGCGCAGGACCTGATGACCGAATCCAACGCTGCGCAAACGACCATCGATGCCATGATCCAGAAACTGAAAGACGGCATGGACGCGCTGGAAGTGGCGAGAACAAGCGGTTTGGCGGACTTGAGCGTGCTCATGGACGATGAGGCCGGGTGGAAGAAATCCTCCAGCGCGCAATTCGACCTGACTGGCGCGCCTGACGAGCACATCACCTTTACGGGCAACCATCTGGGCTTTGAAGGGTATGAACTTCCCAACTACGCCATTTGGCATTTCAAGATGAAGCTCGGCAACCCGGGTGATAACTGGAATAACGACTGGTTTGCGATCTCGCTTCGCAACAGCAATACCATCGGCGACCCGTGGGGCGCCACGAATTACCTGCTCGGCTTCAAGCAGAACGTGTTCGAGCTCCAGAAATTCGGCGGAGCGTCCAGCCTGGGCGACTATCAGGTTCCGAACGACGGGATCTTCGAACTGGGCAGGGAATACGACATGCAGTTCGGCGTGTTGAATACCGCAGCCGGAACAAGGATCATCGTCAAAATAGACGGGAATACGATCTACGACTATTTGGATAACTATGACGAGACGAACAACAGCAATATTCCGGTTTCCGGATATATCGGCTTCCATTTGTACGGCGGCCTGAGCACGCTGCCGCTCCAACTCAATCCTGGCGGCGAGGTTGCGCCGGAAACTGCCAATTACACCGTAACCTTCAACGCCAACGGCGGCAGCGCGGTAGATCCGCAGACGGTCGCGAAGGATGAAACGGCAAGCAAGCCGGCCGATCCTACTCGCAAAGGGTACAAGTTCTCGGGCTGGTATACGGATGCCGATCTGACGACGATATGGGATGCCAGCACGCCTATTACCGGCGATATCACGCTCTATGCCCGCTGGAAAAAGGTGACTCCGAATGTACCGAGCGTTCCGGACGTGCCGGATGTTCCAGGAACACCAGACGTGCCAGGAACTCCGGACGTACCAGGAACTCCGGACGTACCAGGAACACCGGGCGTGCCAGGAACACCGGACGTGCCGAACCCGTCCTCCTTCAGCGACACTTCCGGACATTGGGCGGAGAAGTTCATTCAGCAAGCGGCAGCGGCCGGTATCATCGGCGGCTATACGGACGGATCGTTCAAGCCTAATGCCGAAGTTACGCGCGCCGAGTTTATCGTCATGCTGATGAGGGCCGTGCATCCGGCCGCAGCCGACGGCAAGACCGCCGTTTCTTTCACGGACGAGCAATCGATCGGCGCATGGGCGAAGACGGCCGTGGAACAGGCAGCCGGAATCGGCATCTTGACCGGCTACGAAGACGGCAGCTTCCGGCCGAACGATACGATTAGCCGGGCAGAGATCGCCGTCATGCTGGCCAGAGCATTCGGCCTGCATGCCAAGTCGGCGGCCGGCGCATCGTTCAACGACGAAGCGGACTTCCCGTCTTGGTCGCAAGACGCGATCGCCGCGCTCCAAGAACAAGGTATCGTGCAAGGAAGAAACGGCAATCGATTCGAACCGAATGCCGAAGCGACGCGTGCCGAAGCGATCGTCATGATGCTGAGGCTGCTGCAGTCGACTACATCTGCATAA